The window TCTTCAGACTGCGAGGCATGTTTCCAGGCTCCTATCAGCGCTTCTTGCCAGTGCGGCGGCGACGGACGATCATCTTGTCGCTCGGCTTGCCGGGGCGGCGGGTGCGGCCCTCGGCCTGGCCCCAGGGGCTGACCGGGTGGCGACCACCGGAGGTCTTGCCCTCACCACCACCGTGCGGGTGGTCCACCGGGTTCATGGCGACACCGCGGACGGTCGGGCGCTTGCCCTTCCAGCGCATGCGGCCGGCCTTGCCCCAGTTGATGTTGGACTGCTCGGCGTTGCCGACCTCGCCGACCGTCGCGCGGCAGCGCAGGTCGACGTTGCGGATCTCACCGGACGGCATACGCAGCTGGGCGTAGGGGCCGTCCTTGGCGACGAGCTGCACGCGCACACCGGCCGAGCGGGCGATCTTCGCACCGCCACCGGGCTTGAGCTCGACGGCGTGGATGACCGTACCGGTCGGGATGTTGCGCAGCGGCAGGCTGTTGCCGGGCTTGATGTCGGCGCCGGGGCCGTTCTCGATCGCCATGCCCTGCTCCAGGCCGCGGGGGGCCAGGATGTAGCGCTTCTCGCCGTCGGCGTAGTGCAGCAGCGCGATGCGGGCGGTGCGGTTGGGGTCGTACTCGATGTGAGCGACCTTGGCCGGCACGCCGTCCTTGTCATGGCGACGGAAGTCGATGACGCGGTAGGCGCGCTTGTGGCCACCACCGATGTGGCGGGTCGTGATCCGGCCGTTGCTGTTGCGGCCGCCGGACTTGCTCAGCGGACGGACCAGCGACTTCTCCGGCGTGGACCGAGTGACCTCGACGAAGTCGGCAACGCTGGAGCCACGACGCCCGGGCGTCGTCGGCTTGTACTTGCGGATACCCATGTTTCGAAGTTCCTTACGTCTCTTCAGCGTTCCCGTCAGGCGCCGGCACCGAAGATGTCGATCGAGCCCTCGCGGAGGGTGACGATCGCACGCTTGGTGTCCTTGCGCTTGCCGATGCCGAACCGCGTGCGGCGGGTCTTGCCGGGGCGGTTGAGGGTGTGGACGGAGTCGACCTTGACACCGAAGACGCGCTCGACGGCGATCTTGATCTCGGTCTTGTTCGCGCGCGGGTCGACGATGAAGGTGTACTTGCCCTGGTCGAGCAGCGAGTACGACTTCTCGGAGACCACGGGCGCGATCAGGATGTCGCGCGGGTCCTTGCCAGCAGCGAGGGTGCTCACTTCGTCTCCTCCTCAGCCGCCTCGGCCTCGGCGGCCTTGGTGGCGGTGGCCTTCTTCGCGGCGGCCTTCTTGGCGGGCGCCTTCTTCGCGGCCGGCTTCTCGGCGGGCGCCTCGGCGACGACCTCGGCCTCGACGACCTCGGCCTCGACGCCACCGACCGGCTGGGCACCGTTCACGAACGCGTCGAGCGCGGCCTTGGTGAAGACGACCTCGTCGGCGCACAGCACGTCGTAGGTGTTGAGCTGGTCGGCCGCGAGCACGTGCACGCCCTCGACGTTGCGCACCGACTTCAGCGAGACGATGTCGCTGCGGTCGAGCACGACGAGCAGGTTGGTGCGGGTGGTGAGGCCGGCCAGCAGCGCGACGGCGTCCTTGGTGGACGGGGCGTCACCGGTGACCAGCGACTCGACCACGTGGACGCGGTCGTGACGGGCCCGGTCGGAGAGGGCGCCGCGCAGGGCGGCGGCCTTCATCTTCTTGGGGGTCCGCTGGGTGTAGTCGCGCGGCTGCGGGCCGTGGACGGTGCCACCGCCGGCGAACTGCGGCGCGCGGGTCGAGCCCTGGCGGGCGCGACCGGTGCCCTTCTGGCGGTACGGCTTGCGCCCACCGCCACGGACCTCGCCGCGCGTCTTGGTGGCGTGCGTGCCCTGGCGGGCGGCAGCCATCTGCGCGACGACGACCTGGTGGATCAGCGGCACGTTGACCTGGACGTCGAAGATCTCGGCGGGCAGGTCAGCGGCAACGGTCTTGGTAGCCATGTGGGTCAGGCTCCCTTCGCGGCCGAGCGGACGAGGACCACGCCGCCACGGGGGCCGGGGACGGCGCCCTTGACGAGCAGCAGGCCCTTCTCGGCGTCCACGGCGTGGATCTGCAGGTTCTGGGTGGTCTGGCGCACGCCGCCCATGCGGCCGGCCATGCGCATGCCCTTGAAGACACGGCCCGGGGTGGCGCAGCCACCGATCGAGCCCGGCTTGCGGTGGTTGCGGTGCGCACCGTGCGAGGCGGACACGCCCTTGAAGCCGTGACGCTTCATGACACCGGCGAAGCCCTTGCCCTTGGTGGTGCCGGTGACGTCGATGTCCTGGCCCGCCTCGAAGCTCTCGACCGTGACCTCCTGGCCGAGCGTGTACTCGGCGGCGTCGGCGGTGCGGAGCTCGACGAGGTGGCGACGCGGCGTCACGCCGGCCTTCTCGAAGTGGCCGGTGAGCGGCTTGGTGACCTTGCGCGGGTCGATCGCGCCGAAGCCGATCTGGACCGCGGCGTAGCCGTCGGTGTCGGCGTCGCGGACCTGGGTCACGACGCAGGGACCGGCCTGGATGACGGTGACGGGGACGAGCCGGTTGTCGGCGTCCCACACCTGGGTCATCCCGAGCTTGGTGCCCAGGACGCCCTTCACGGTCTTGGTAGCAGTGGTGGTCATGTCGTCAGCCTCAGAGCTTGATCTCGATGTTGACGTCAGCCGGGAGGTCGAGGCGCATCAGCGAGTCGACGGCCTTGGGCGTCGGGTCGATGATGTCGATGAGGCGCTTGTGGGTGCGCATCTCGAAGTGCTCGCGGCTGTCCTTGTACTTGTGGGGCGAACGGATGACCACGAAGACGTTCTTCTCCGTGGGCAGCGGCACAGGGCCCACCACCGTCGCACCGGCACGGGTCACCGTGTCGACAATCTTGCGCGCCGAGTTGTCGATGACCTCGTGGTCATACGACTTCAGTCGGATGCGGATCTTCTGTCCCGCCATCTCCGTTACGTCTCTCTCTCGCCGTACAGCTTGCATGTGGCCGGCTCACGGACTCCGACCCCCGCGGTCGGGTGTGTCGCACCCGTTCCACGGTCCGACGACATGGGTTTCCCCGGTGTCGTGCGGTTTGTGTCAGATATCCGGCGGAGCCGGGGCTTGCGCTTCCCTGGAGTGTCGCCCCTGCCCACGTCGTGGAGCCGGTTCGAGGTGTGTCACCGGGGGTGGCACCACCGACATGGGTCGGCGACGCGCGTCAAGCAACCGGTCCAGTGTGCCAGAGCCCCCCGCGACCTACCAAATCGGCCCCGGGGCACCCGGCATACGGCCACTCGTGGCGCGTCGTGCCCGCCTCGACCAGGGTGTGCCGCGCCTGCGCCGGTGCACGCCGAGGCCCCCGGGCGGGTGCCCGGGGGCCTCGGCGCAGTGTCGTCCCGGAGGGGTCGACGCGGCTGGTGGTCAGGGGCGGGGGCCGCCCAGGACGCCCGCGTCGAACGCCTTGAGCACCGACGCCTTGTCCGCGGCGCTCAGCGTGCCGGCCTTGACCGCCGCGTCGAGCCGGGTCACCACCTCGGAGCGGTGCTCCGCCTCCCGCTGGGCCCGCACCGAGTCGAGCGCGGCCTGCACCTTGGCCTCGCTCACCCCGAGCGCCTTGGCCAGGGCCGCGGCCA is drawn from Phycicoccus sp. M110.8 and contains these coding sequences:
- the rplB gene encoding 50S ribosomal protein L2; the protein is MGIRKYKPTTPGRRGSSVADFVEVTRSTPEKSLVRPLSKSGGRNSNGRITTRHIGGGHKRAYRVIDFRRHDKDGVPAKVAHIEYDPNRTARIALLHYADGEKRYILAPRGLEQGMAIENGPGADIKPGNSLPLRNIPTGTVIHAVELKPGGGAKIARSAGVRVQLVAKDGPYAQLRMPSGEIRNVDLRCRATVGEVGNAEQSNINWGKAGRMRWKGKRPTVRGVAMNPVDHPHGGGEGKTSGGRHPVSPWGQAEGRTRRPGKPSDKMIVRRRRTGKKR
- the rplW gene encoding 50S ribosomal protein L23, translated to MSTLAAGKDPRDILIAPVVSEKSYSLLDQGKYTFIVDPRANKTEIKIAVERVFGVKVDSVHTLNRPGKTRRTRFGIGKRKDTKRAIVTLREGSIDIFGAGA
- the rpsJ gene encoding 30S ribosomal protein S10; amino-acid sequence: MAGQKIRIRLKSYDHEVIDNSARKIVDTVTRAGATVVGPVPLPTEKNVFVVIRSPHKYKDSREHFEMRTHKRLIDIIDPTPKAVDSLMRLDLPADVNIEIKL
- the rplC gene encoding 50S ribosomal protein L3, with translation MTTTATKTVKGVLGTKLGMTQVWDADNRLVPVTVIQAGPCVVTQVRDADTDGYAAVQIGFGAIDPRKVTKPLTGHFEKAGVTPRRHLVELRTADAAEYTLGQEVTVESFEAGQDIDVTGTTKGKGFAGVMKRHGFKGVSASHGAHRNHRKPGSIGGCATPGRVFKGMRMAGRMGGVRQTTQNLQIHAVDAEKGLLLVKGAVPGPRGGVVLVRSAAKGA